The Haloplanus sp. GDY1 genomic sequence GAGTTCATCGTCTCGCGGCTCGTCGCCAACGCGAGCGACCGGGCCGAGCGCGGCGGGTTCGAACACCTCGCGGCCGCCGTCGGCGAGGAGGCGGTCCAGCGCACCCTCGCCGACGCGTGGGAGGAGTGACGGCCCGGTCGGGACCCCCAGTATGCAGGGCCGTCGTGGCCCGTCGGAGCGTGCGACTCTTAACCCCGCGTCGTCTGGGGGAGATATGTTCGAGGACCGCTCGGGCCTGCTCGCCGACAATCCCCCGTTTCGAGGGTACGGCGCGGCCGTCACGCCCGGCCCCGACGGTCCGCTCGTCTTCGTCGCCGGCTTCGGCAACGCCAACCGCGTCCTCCGGTTCGAGGGCGACGCCGTCGTCGACACGGCCTGTGGCGTCCTCGCCGACGACGGGCGCCACGCCATCGGCGTCGCCGCGGCCGACCTCGACGCCGACGGCCGCGAGGAGGTGTACGTCCACAACGTCGCCGCCTTCGGCGGCACCTCGGCGGAGGCCGACCTCCTCCTCGACCCGGAGTGCGACCGGGCCCGGTGGCGGGACCTCTTTGCCGACCCGGTGAACCGGGGGCGGGAGAACTACCGCGTCGGCCGCTCGGTCGCCGCCGTCGACCGCCTCGGCACCGGCCGGTACGGCCTGTTCGTCACCGGCTACGGCGCCCCCGCCCGGTTCTACGAGGTGGGCGACGACGGCGGCATCACCGACCTCGCCGACGCGGTCGGCCTCGACGTGGTCACCGGCGGCCGGTCGGTCGCCGCCGGTCCCATCATCTCCGAGCGAACGGACCTGTTCGTCGGCGCCGAGCGCGGGCCGAACCTCCTGCTCCGGAACGTCGGCGGGAAGTACGTCGACGTGGCCCGGGAGTACGGCGTCGCCGACTCGGAGGAGAACGCCCGCGGTGCGGCGCTCGTGGCGCCGGACGGGGCGACGTCGCCCGATATCGTCTGTGGCAACTGGAACGGCGCGAACCGGCTGTTCGCCCGCGAGGGCGACGCCTTCCGCGACGCGGCGCCGGCCGACCTCGCCCGCCCGGCGCGGGTCCGCACCGTCGTCGCCGCCGACTTCGACAACGACGGCCGCCTGGATCTGTTCGTCAACTGCCTCGGCGCGCCCAACCGCCTGCTCACGTACGACGACGGGTGGACACAGACCGGGATCGGCGACGCCTCAGAACCCGAGGGGATGGGCACCGGCGCCGCGGTAGCCGACCTCGACGGCGACGGCACGCTGGAACTCCTCGTCGTCCACGGCGAGGCCGAACCGCAGTCGCTCTCGCTCTATCGCGCACCGAACGACGGCGACTGGCTCCGCGTGCGGCCGCTCACGCCAGCCGGCGCCCCCGCTCGCGGCGCGCGCGTGACCCTCCGCACCGACGCCGGGCGGCAGGTCCGCATCGTCGACGCCGGCAGCGGCTACCTCTGCCAGATGGAACCGGTCGCCCACTTCGGCCTCGGATCGTCGACCCCCCACGAGGTCGCCGTCCGCTGGCCCGACGGCCGCGAGCGGACGATCACCGACCCGCCCGCGTGTGCGACGCTCCGCCCGACCCACCCCGGCGGCTGACCGCCCGCCGGTCGAGGTAGCGGGATTTAAGGAGAGGTCCCCGCTACTGACTGGAAACATGATCGACCCCACATCCGACATCGGCGAGGACGTCGACGAGAGCACCGCACCCACCTGTCACACCTGCGGGAAGAAGATCGTACAGGAGCCGAACCACCGCGTCGTCTCGTGGGTCGACGAGGGGGCCGTCGAACACCTCCACTTCTGCGACGACGAGTGCCGCGAGGCCTGGAGCGGCCGGCGACCGAGTCGCTGATCGGCGGCCGTCCGGTCGGTGTGGGGCCGGTTCACAGGGGGCAAGGAGGAAGCCCACGGCTTTAGCCGTGGGAGGAATCCAACAAGGCTTGCATCAACCCACGAGCGATAGCAGCCCGACTTCCCCACGCCAGCCATAGAATTCATAAAAAATAAGCCCGAGATGTGAAATAGGGATGGGGGCATGATTCGCACCGTCAAAGTCAAACTCGACGTTCTAGACGAGCGGTGCGACGACCTCCATCAAACCAAAACCCAGTTCCTCCACTGTGCGAACACGACCGCAGAGTGGGCGTGGAGATATCCAAACGACGACAGCGTAACCTCGAAACAGAAAGCCGAGAACGCCCTCTACGACCAACTCCGAGACGAAACGGAGTTGACTGCAAACCTCGTCCAGAAGGGGATTCGACGTGCTATCGAGGCCACGAAAAGCGGTGTCGCTCGACTCAAGAAGGACGAGAAGACGAGTCAACCACACTTCGATGCGTGGAGCGTCGTCTACGACAAGCGGTCAGCGACGTTCCACCGCGACCACGTTTCGCTGTCTACGGTGACTGGTCGCGTCGAGTGTGACTACGTGCTTCCCGCCGAACCAGAGGAGACACCGATTGGCAAGTATGTGCTGAACGAGGACTACGAGTTCCGTATGTCCACGTTGCAGTACGACCCCTCAACGGAGTCGTTCTACCTCCACGCACGAATGCGCCGAACTGGAAGCAACGACCAAGAGCAGTCCGCTACTGCGTCATCCAACGCCAAGCACCAAACAGTCCTTGGCGTTGACCTGAACGTGGACGGCTCGCTCGCCGTGACTTCCACAGGTGCGTTCATCGGGAACGCCGACTAGATGAATCATCGGCGCCGAGAGTTCGAGAAGACGCGCAGCTCGATGCAACAGGCGGGAACGCGGTCGGCCCACTTATCGATTCAGTCGATGGACGACCGCGAACACCGCTGGATGCAGGACGAACTCCACCGCGCATCGAACCGGATTCTCGACGAAGCCCGCGACCATGGGTGTACACACGTCGCGTTCGAGAACCTGACCGATATTCGCGACCGGATGGCTGGTGCGAAGCGATTCCACGCATGGGCATTCCGACGCCTCTACCAGTACGTCGAGTACAAAGCCGAGATGGACAGCATCGAGGTGGAGCAGGTGAGTCCCGCATACACGAGCCAGCGGTGTTCGTCGTGCGGATTTACGCACGAGAGCAATCGGCGGTCGAAATCCCAGTTCGTCTGTCAGAAGTGTGAGTACGAACTGAACGCGGATTATAACGCGAGCAAGAATATTGCGCGCAAACTTCTCAAACGTCTCCACCCGGGGCAGAAGTCTTCGAGTGGAGGCGCACCCTGTCAGTGTGCGCTACCGTCAGGGACGCTGAACCTGAACGGCGATTTCCACGCCTCCGACCTTGCGTCGGCAGAAGGGGAGTCCACTGACAAGCCCACGACTTCAGTCGTGGGTAACTGACCCGCCGCTCTCCTCGAACCGATCCAGCCCCAGCGACAGCATATCCGGGCTCACCGGCCCGAACTCCTCGCGCTCCCACTCGGGGAAGTACTCCCGGACGCCGTTCCAGCGGTCCCGGGCGTAGCGCGCGTCGATCAGTACCCTGACGCCCCGCTCCTCGGGGCCGCGGATGACCCGACCGATGGCCTGTCTGGCCTTCCGGACCGCGGGCACCGTCAGCGCCGTCTCGAAGCCGCTCCGGCCGCCGTTCCCGTCCGTGCCGAACGCCCGGTCGTAGGCCGTCACGACCGCTCGCGTCCGCGGGCGCGTCGTGTCGACCAGCGGGACGCCACACACCACCGCCGCGTGCAGGCGGTCGCCGCGGTAGTCCACCCCCTCGGTCAGCGTCCCCCGGAGGCTGGTCACGAGCGTCTTCGACCCGCCGGCGAAGAAGTCGGATTTCAGCCGCTCGGTCGCGCCGTCGTCGCTCGACTCGTCCAGCAGGACCGGGGAGTCGAGGCGCTCGTCGAGGCGGCCGGCCATCCACTCCGCCTCGGCGTAGTTCGGCATCCCGACGAGGACGTTCCCGTCCCGGCGGGCCACCTCGGCGACGGCGTCGACGTACACCCGCCGGGCGTCGGTGTCCGCCCCCACCGCGCCCCGGTTCTCGTGGGTGTAGGCCGGCGCGTCCACTGCGAAACTCGCGCGGTTCGACTCCGGGAAGGTGAGGCCGTAGGTCCGCTCGACGACCGGCCGGCCGTCCTCGGCGAGGGCGTCGAGGCCCGTCACCGTCCGGAACACGTCGAGCGGTTCGAGCGTCGCCGACATCAACACGCCGCCGCCGAAGTCGTCGAGGCGGTCGGCGATGGCCTCGCCGGGGACGCAGTTGTGCAGGGAGAGACGCGCGTTGTAGGCCCGCCGCCACGAGTCCCCCGGTTCCGACTCGTTCCACGTCCGCGAGAGGTCGACCGAGCGGAAGTAGCGGGTGTGGTCCGCGCGGTACCACGCCCCGAGGACGCGGCCGACCGTCGGCGCCGCGCGCTCCCGGTCGGCCTCGTCCAGTTCGTTCAGGGCGCGCGCGGCGACGGCGCCGACCGTCTCGGCGCGGGCCCACACGTCGTCGCCGTACTCCCCGTCGGCCCACTCCGTGATGGCGTCGACCCCCGGCTCCTCCGGGTCCCGAAGCGGGATCTCGTCGTCCGGTAGGTCGTCCATCGACGCCCGCCAGCCCGGTCGCTCGCGGTCGAGGTGGGCTCGAACCTGTCGGTCGAGTTCTCCGCGCAGGTCCCGGACGAACGACCGCGTCGCCTTCAGTTCCGCGAGGCTCACGTCCGCCTCCTCCAGTTCGCCGCGAACCAGGTCGGCGTCCCGGGCGTCGCCGGCCGACCCCGTCCGGGCCGCTGCACCCGCTCCCCCCTCGTCGAGTTCCACCGCCTGGATCACCCGCGTCAGTTCCGACTCCGCGTCGCGGAGGGTGGCGTCGCCCACCCCGTCGCTCACCAGGTCGCGCACACGCGGTTCGAGCATGTGCGCCTCGTCGCAGACGACGAAGGTCGACTCGTCGAGGAGCGCGCCGGTGAAGGAGCCGACCGTCTGCGGGTCGAAGGCGTGGTAGTAGTTGCCGATGACCACCTCGACGTGGGGAATGAGCGCCCCGAGCATCGAGTGGGGGCAGGTGCCGTGACCCGCCGACAGGGCGACCAGGTCCTCCGTGTCGAGCAGCCCCCGGTCCGCGAAGTCGAAGGGGACGGCCTCGACGGGGTCGCCGTCCTCCGGCAGGTCCTCCAGATACCGCGCGTAGAAGGGGCAGTACTCCGTGTCCTCGTACTCGGCGGTGTCGGGCGGGTAGGGCGTCGGCTCGCCGGCGGTTTCGAGGAAGTCGACCGTCCTCCCGCTCCCGGTGTCGAGGTGGCCGGCCCCCGTTTGCCGGGCGTCGGAAGCCAGCGCCGCGGCCGTCGTCGGTCCCTCCTGTCCCGTCAGGTTGCGGGTCCGCTCGCGGAGCCCGTCACACCGCTCGTAGACCGTCGTCTCGTCCACGCCGGCGACGCGCTCCCGGCTGTACGGGCAGACGTCCGCCTTGCCCACCAGCGTCAGCGCCGAGACGGGCCGCCAGTCCGCCGGCAGGTTCTCGTTTATCGTCGTCACGTCCGCCTCGAACTGGCGGAGCTGCTGTTTGACGCTCGTGAGGACGGCCACCCGCTCGAACGACGAGTCGGGGTCGCGCACCCGGTCGATCCCGGCGGTCAGGGCGAGCATCGTCTTGCCCGTCCCGCAGGCACCTTCGATCACGGCGAACCCGCCCCGGTCGGCCGTCTCGATGGCCGTCTCGATGCCGTCGGCCTGCTCGGGGTACGGCTCCTCGTGGCCGAACACCGTCCGCCACGTGTCGCCCATGCTACTCACAGGCTGGCGACGTCCCCGGATAAAAAGCTCGGCTCCGCGTCGTCGGGATCGCTCGCGTCGTCGACCGCTACGGCCCCGTGCACAAGACTCATCCCTCCGCGGCCGCCGTTCACACGACACATGACCGGGACCGAGCGACCACCCGCGGGGGCCGCCGGACGATGACCGGTCCGGCCGACGTCGGTGGCGTGCTGGTGGCCGTCGAGTTCGTCGTCACCGCCGGACTCGTGCTGCTGTTGGTTCCCCTCGAGGCCGCCGCGCCGCTCGTTCCGCTGCTGCTCGTCTTCCTGCTCGCCCTGCACGCGTATCGCTCCTGACTGGGGCGGCCGGCCCTGTCCTCGTCGTCGCTCGCTCGCCCACCCGAAGAGGGCGGCACCGAGGAGGGCGAAGTTCCGGAGGAACGAGGTCGGTTCCTCGCCGCGGGAGTCGGCGTCGACGGCCCGGACGTCGTGGACGGGCGGCGTGACGCCGAGGAGGACGGCGGGGTCGCCCCTGCCCGGTCGGACGGCCCCCGCCTACGACGGCTCCGAGACGTACAGGCCGTACCGGTGGAGTTCGCCGTCGTACCACAGGAGCCGTCCGTTCACGGCGTCGTCGACGGCGCCCAGGCCGAGCGCGTCGAGCAGGGCGTCGAACGGCTCCGAGACCGGCTCCGTCTCGGCGTACGTGCCGCGGGCGACGGCCTGCTCGAGGCGTTCCCGGGACTCCCGGGAGAGCGCGTCCGGCGCGAGTTCGGCGTCGACGCGCGCGGCGAAGACGACGTCCCGGAACTCGGACCGGGAGTCGGCGACCGGGAGCGCGAGCGCCGTGTGGGCCGGTTCGACGATCCGCTCGCGGGCGACCTCGACCCGGTAGGCCCACGACCCGCTCTCGGTCATCGTGACGACCCGACCGTCCAGGTCGCCCGTCGCGAGTCGGCTCTCCCGTTCCGCCGGCCGGCGCAGGACGTAGGCGTCGCCCCGGAGCAGGTCGGCGGTCCCCGTCTCGCCGTCGGTCTGGGCGTGGGTGTGGAGCATCTTGAGGGCTCGCGCGCTCGGCCGCGGGAGCGTGTCGATCAGCACGGCGTCCTCGGGGACTCGATCCTCCGGCAGGGGGTCGACGCGGACGAGCAGTCGGGGGAGTCGCTTCCGCCCGGTGACGACCGACGCGATCCGGTAGTACGTGCCGTCGCGGTGGACGTAGGCGCCGTCGGGGAGCGGTTCGTAGCCGTAGGTCGTGTGTCGGCCGTCGGGGAGGATCCCGTCGAGTGCGGCCCGCGCGGGGTCGCCGAACAGCGCGCCGTCGTCTGGTTCGTAGATGGCGTGCGCGACCGGCGAGGCGCCGGCCGAGTCGACTGTGAGGACGTACTCGGCGGCCGGTTCGGAGCCGGTGAAGTCGGTCGCGGCACAGCCGGCGACGGCGGTTGCCGTCGTCGCGGCGGCCGTTCGGAGGAGGCGTCGGCGGGTGGGGACCATGGGTGGAACGGGCGTCGCCGACCATTTGTCCCTGTCGACTGCGGCGGTGACACCGCCATCCCGGTCGTCGCCTGGCTTACAGATTCGACGCGCCCACGCCGCCCTCGATGGGCAGGGCGACGCCGTTGATGTAGCCGGCGCGGGGCGAGGAGAGGAAGGCGACGGTGTCGCCGAGTTCGATGGGGTCGCCGATGCGCTCGAGGGGGTTGCCCTCGGCCCAGTCGGCCAGCCCCGCCTCGTAACTGTCGTACTCGCCGCGCTCCATGGCCTGTTCGATCAGGTCCTCGATCCGGCTGGTCTCGTGGGGGCCGGGGAGGACCGCGTTCGCGCGGACGTCCGGCGCGAGTTCCTGCGACAGGGTCTTCTCCAGGCCGACGACGGACATCCGCACCGAGTTCGAGAGCACCAGCGAGTCGATGGCCTCCTTCACCGACCGCGAGGTGATGCAGGTGATGGTCCCGTGGTCGGACTCCCGGAGGTGGGGCGCGGCCTCGCGAACCGTGCGGACGACGCTCATCACGAGGAGGTCGTAGGCGTCGTACCAGTCCTCGTCGGTCGTCTCGAGGAACGGGCCGGAGGGCGGGCCGCCAGCGGACGTGACCAGCGTGTCCAGGCCGCCGAACTCCTCGACGGTGCGCTCGACGAGACGCTCGATGTCGTCCTCCTCGGTCAGGTCGCCTTGGACGCCGACGACCTCGCCGGCGCCGACGTCGTCGAGTTCCGCGACGGCGTCGTCGAGGCGGTCGGCGTCGCGGCCGTTGACGACGACGTTCGCCCCCTCCCGGGCGAGCGCCGTCGCGGACGCCTTGCCGAGGCCGCTGCTCGATGCGGTGACCAGTGCGCTCGTGTCCTCGAGTTCGAGGTCCATACCCGTGCCCTCCGGTCGGGAACGTATAAATCCGTCCGGACGCGGTAAGCCGTGCGGCTACGACCAGAGGCCGTCGCCCGTGGCGTGGGCGGCGGCGACGTCCTCGTCGAGGGAGACGCCGAGGCCCGGCGCCTCGGGCACGGCGATGCGGCCGTCGCGGATGAGCGGGTCCGATCGAACCAGCAGGTCGTCCCACCAGTCGACCTCCAGCGCGTGATACTCGAGGTAGCCGAAGTTGGCGACCGAGGCGCCGAGGTGGACGCAGGCCATCGTCCCGACGGGGCTGCAGACGTTGTGCGGCGAGAAGGTGATGTAGTTCTCCTCGGCCCGGTTGGCGACTGCGCGGGACTCCGCGAGGCCGCCACACGTGGTGGGGTCGGGCGTCACCACGTCGACCGCGAAGTCGTAGAGCAGGTCCGAGAACTCGTGGACGCGAAAGCGGTTCTCGCCCGTCGCCAGCGGCGTCGACGTGGAGCGAGCGACCTCTCGCTGGGCGTCGGCGTTCTCGGGGGGCACGACGTCCTCCAGCCACAGCAGGTCGTACGGCTCCAGCGCGCGGGCGAGGCGCTTCGCGCTGTCGATGGCGTAGTCCCAGTGGCAGTCGAAGGCGACTTCGGCGTCGCCCCCCACAGCCTCGTGGACCGCCTCGACGATTTCGCGCTTGTCGGCCACGTCCGCCGCCGAGAGGCGACCGTTGAACGGGTCGGGGTCGTTGTCCGCGGGCGTGTCGAGGTCGAACTTGATCGCGTCGAAGCCCATCTCGACCGCCTCCCGCGCCGTCTCGGCGTACGCCTCGGGTCGGTAGGACTCCGTCTCGCCGTACTCGGTGTAGCCCGTGTCGACGGCGTAGGCCTCACCGGCGTGGCAGTCACAGTAGATCCGAACCTCGTCGCGGTACTTGCCGCCGAGCAACTGGTAGGTGGGCACGTCCAGCAGTTTGCCGGCGAGGTCCCACAGCGCGATTTCGACGCCCGAGGCCGCCGTCACGACCTTCCCCGTCGTGCCGCCGTGTCCCGACGTCTCCTGGATCATCCGCCGGAAGAGCCGTTCCACGTCGAGGGGGTTCTCCCCCACGAGGAAGTCGGCCATGTAGTCCACGATGTCGGTGATCGCCCCGCCGCGGTAGGACTCCCCGAGGCCGGTCACGCCGGCGTCGGTGTGGATCCGCACGAGGTTCCAGTCGAAGTTCCCCTCGATCACGGCCGTCTCGATTCCCGTGATCCGGACGTCCCGACCGTCGGCACGCCGCGTGCTCCCGTCGCCGTAGTCGCGCATGGTTACCGCGGCCTCCCGAGTCCGTCCCCGTCGACCGATGCGGGCGCTTCGAGGGTCGTCGCTGCCGAACCACGCTCGGCGTCTGTGGCTGCCATGGCCGGGGGTTCGGCGTGTGGTACTAAATGTCTACGTGAACGGGGCCGCCTCACGGCCACCGACAGGGTTTACACGCCGTTCCCGTTACCCTCTCCCATGCGATTTCCCGACGGCGACGTCGTCGACGAGGCGCTCTCCGCGCCGACGCTCCCGCGGTTCGCGGCGGTGCGCTACGCGCCCGAGACGCCGGCACTGGACGACGTGACGGGGCGGACCCGCGAGGAACTCGACGCGCTTTCGCTCTCGGCCCTGCCGGACGGCGCCACGGTCGCGGTGGGACTCGGCAGCCGCGGCATCCACGACGTCGTGCCCGTCGCGCGGACGGTCGTCGACGAACTCCGCGCCCGGGGGTTCGAGCCCGTGGTGGTGCCCGCGATGGGGAGTCACGGCGGGGCGACCGCCGAGGGGCAACGCGAGACGCTCGCCGCCCTCGGCCTCACCGAGGACGCCCTCGACTGCCGGATCGACGCCCGGATGGACACCGAGGTGCTCGGCGAGTCCGAGGTGGGCGCGCCGGTCCCCTTCTCGACGGCCGCGCTGGAGGCCGACGGCGTCCTCGTCGTCAACCGCGTGAAGGCACACACGAACTTCACGGGGCGCTTCGAGAGCGGCCCGACCAAGATGACGGCCATCGGCCTCGGGAAACGGGAGGGGGCGAAGGTGGCCCACGAACACGCGCTCGGGACGGGCTACGTGCCGGTCATCGAGGCGGCGTTCGAGGTGATCCGCGAGGCGGTGCCGCTGCTCGGCGGCCTCGCCATCGTCGAGAACTTCCACGACCGCACCGCGGCCATCGAGGGCCTCCCCGCCGACGCCCTGCCCGACGCCGAGGAGCCCCTGAAGGAGCAGGCCGACGAGTACATGCCCACGCTGCCGTACGACGACCTCGACGTCCTCGTCGTCGACCGCATCGGCAAGGACGTCTCCGGCGCGGGCATGGACACCAACGTGATCGGGCGGTACCGGGTGTTGAACGCCGACGACCCCGACTCGCCCGACGTCGACCGCATCGTCGTCCGGGGGCTGACCGAGGCCACCCACGGCAACGGCAGCGGCATCGGGCTGGCCGACGTGACGACCCGGCGGGTCGTCGACCAGCTCGACCTGGATCAGGTGTACACCAACTCGCTCACCAGCAACTCGCTGCGCAAGGCCGCGATTCCGGTCGTGCTCCCTGACGACGAACGCGCCGTCGCCGCTGCGCTCTCGACCGTCGGGGTCTCCGACCCCGAGACGGTTCGGATCGCCTGGATCCGCGACACCGGCCACCTCTCCGAGTTCCGCGTCTCCGAGGCGCTCGCCCGCGAGGCGCCCGCGGGCGTGACCGTCGAGGAGTGGCTGTCGCTGTCCTTCGAGGACGGCGAGCCGGTCTTCGAACCGGTCGACTAGCGGACGACGTCGGCCCCGACGGCCCCGAACGCGTCGACCTCGGCCCGGACGTGATCGCCGTGGGCGACGGGTTCGGCGCCGGGCGTCCCCGTCGAGATGACGTCGCCGGGTTCCAGCGTCATCACCTCGGAGTGGAACGCGACCAGTTCGCGGGGCGAGAAGTGCATGTTGCCGACGACGTTCCGCGCCGTCACCTCGCCGTCGACGACGGTTCGCACCTCGACGTCCGCGAGGTCACGTCCGGATTCCGGCACCGCGACGTGCGGCCCGAGGACGAGGAAGGAGTCGAAGCTCTTGGCCCGGGTGAGGAATCGCGGATTGCGCTGGAGGACGTCCTCGGCGGTCACGTCGATGACGGGCACGAACCCCGCGATGACGTCGTCGGCCTCGTCGACGCCGACGTCGCGGCAGGTCCGTCCGATCACGACGGCGAGTTCCGCCTCGGCCGTGACCCGCTCAGAGACGTCGGTCGGCGGCAGCCGGATCGGCCCGCCCGGCCCCGTGGCGGCGGTGGCCGGCTTGAAGAAACTGGCCGGTTCGTCCGGCGCCTCCTCGGAGAGGTCGGCGGCGTGTGCCGCGTAGTTGAGGCCGATGCCGAAGAGCTTCCCCGGGTCGGACAGGGCCGCCCCGAACGTCAGGTGGTCGCGGGGCACCCGACCGGCCGGGGTCCCGTCCGGGTCGACGAGGCCGTCGGGGGCCTCCGGGAGGACGTCGGCGACGGACGTCGCCCCGGGATAGGCCGCCGACAGCGGGACGAACCCCTCGTCGTCGCCGAGGTGTGGGTCGCCGCTCGCGGTGCGGGCGAGATACCGCATCACGCGGCCCTCCGGTCGGCCGCAGTCGTCGACGCGTCGGTGCGTTCTCGGGTGGTGAGAGCCATACCCGAACCCCCTCGGTCGGCGCTAATCAACCTTGGCACACGGCGGGGACTACAGGCGCTCGGCGTTGACCGCGGACTCCGGTATCCCGCCATCGCGGACCGTCCGCACGTTGGCGGCGGCCCGGCGACTCATCCGCTCCATGGCCCCGCGGGTGAGCCCCCCGAGGTGCGGCGTGAGGACGACGTCCTCGCGGTCCAGCAGCGGGTGGTCGTCGGCCGGCGGTTCCGTCGCGAACACGTCGATGCCGGCGCCCGCGACGACCCCCGATTCGAGCGCGTCGACCAGCGCCGCCTCGTCGACGACGCCGCCGCGCGAGGTGTTGACGAGGACCCCGTCGCTCCCCAGCGCGTCGAGTTCCGCCGTCGAGACGGCGCCCCGCGTCTCGGGGGTCAGCGGCGTGTGTACCGACACCGCGTCCGCGCGCTCGAACAGGTCAGCTTTCGCCGCCACCATCTCGACGCCCTCGGGCACCGACTCGGCGGGGACGAAGGGGTCGTAGGTGACCACGTCGGCGTCGAACCCGCGGGCGAGTCCGGCGGTTTCGCGGGCGACGTCGCCGAAGCCGAGGAGGCCGAGCGTGTCGCCGCCCAGTTCGCGGCCCTCGAACCGGTGGCGCTCCCAGTCGCCGCCTCTCACCGCCCGGTCGGCCGGGAGGACGTTCCGCCGGACGGCGAGCAGCAGCGTCATCGCGTGTTCGGCGACCGCCCGCGAGTTCGCGCCCGGCGTGTTCGCGACGACCACGCCGTTGCGCGTCGCGGCCTCGACGTCGACGTTGTCCAGGCCGGCGCCGTGTTTCGCGACCACCTGCAGGTTCGTCGCGGCGTCGAGCAGGTCCGCCGGGAGGTCGGACACCCGGACGATGATCGCCTCGAAGCGGTCGATATCGGCCCGGAGCGCCGCTCGATCCGGGTAGTCGTCCATCGCGGTGAACGTCGCGACGTCGGCGATGGCGTCGGGACCGCTCGGGTCGATGGTGGCGGGGAGCAGTACCTCCCACTCGTCGTCGGTCATACTCCCTACGCGGACGGGGGACTGAAAAGCGTACGTGTGCCCGACGGCGGGCGGTCAGTCCGCCACCACGCCGGGGTCCGTCCGGTCGTCGGCCGCCCCGGTCAGCGCGTGGAGGTAGTCGTCGAGGTCGAGGGCGAAGGCGGCGTCCGTCGGGAGGTCGACCCAGAAGAACTCGAACGCCGTCCCGCGCTCCGGACCCGCTCCCGTGACCGTGTGGGTCCACGAGTCGCGTGGCTCGTGGACGGGGACGTGATAGAAGTTTCGCACGTACCGCTTCGGCGGCGACCGCCGACGGGTCCAGACGTCGGTCGTGAGGTGGTGAAGCCCTCCGAACGTCGCCAGCCCGCTCTCCTCGATCGCCTCCCGGACCATCGCCTCGCGGGGCCGCTCGCCGGGTTCGACGGTCCCCTTGGGAACCTGCAGGCCGTCGTGACCCGGCCCCTCGAAGACGAGGACCTCCGACTCGTCGCGGGTGATGTAGGCACAGACCTTCTCGACGTACGTTACGTCCCGTGATGACATATCACACGTGTATCTGCCGTTACGGTTAACAGTTCTCATACAGTCGCCTTTAGGTGTATTAGGACGGCATCCGTCCACACCTGTCGGAACGGGTGGCCGTTCGCGTGAGGGCGGGCACCCGCTCGGACCGGGAGCGAAGGGTAAAGGGTCGGCCGACCCTACCGGCGGGCGATGAGCGAGAGCGCCGGGATCGAACTCACGGTACACAGTGCCGAGAAGCGCGACGCGGGCCGCGGCATCGCGCGCCTGCCGGAGGCCGCCCGGC encodes the following:
- a CDS encoding fumarylacetoacetate hydrolase family protein; this translates as MRYLARTASGDPHLGDDEGFVPLSAAYPGATSVADVLPEAPDGLVDPDGTPAGRVPRDHLTFGAALSDPGKLFGIGLNYAAHAADLSEEAPDEPASFFKPATAATGPGGPIRLPPTDVSERVTAEAELAVVIGRTCRDVGVDEADDVIAGFVPVIDVTAEDVLQRNPRFLTRAKSFDSFLVLGPHVAVPESGRDLADVEVRTVVDGEVTARNVVGNMHFSPRELVAFHSEVMTLEPGDVISTGTPGAEPVAHGDHVRAEVDAFGAVGADVVR
- a CDS encoding lactate racemase domain-containing protein; this translates as MRFPDGDVVDEALSAPTLPRFAAVRYAPETPALDDVTGRTREELDALSLSALPDGATVAVGLGSRGIHDVVPVARTVVDELRARGFEPVVVPAMGSHGGATAEGQRETLAALGLTEDALDCRIDARMDTEVLGESEVGAPVPFSTAALEADGVLVVNRVKAHTNFTGRFESGPTKMTAIGLGKREGAKVAHEHALGTGYVPVIEAAFEVIREAVPLLGGLAIVENFHDRTAAIEGLPADALPDAEEPLKEQADEYMPTLPYDDLDVLVVDRIGKDVSGAGMDTNVIGRYRVLNADDPDSPDVDRIVVRGLTEATHGNGSGIGLADVTTRRVVDQLDLDQVYTNSLTSNSLRKAAIPVVLPDDERAVAAALSTVGVSDPETVRIAWIRDTGHLSEFRVSEALAREAPAGVTVEEWLSLSFEDGEPVFEPVD
- a CDS encoding hydroxyacid dehydrogenase; protein product: MTDDEWEVLLPATIDPSGPDAIADVATFTAMDDYPDRAALRADIDRFEAIIVRVSDLPADLLDAATNLQVVAKHGAGLDNVDVEAATRNGVVVANTPGANSRAVAEHAMTLLLAVRRNVLPADRAVRGGDWERHRFEGRELGGDTLGLLGFGDVARETAGLARGFDADVVTYDPFVPAESVPEGVEMVAAKADLFERADAVSVHTPLTPETRGAVSTAELDALGSDGVLVNTSRGGVVDEAALVDALESGVVAGAGIDVFATEPPADDHPLLDREDVVLTPHLGGLTRGAMERMSRRAAANVRTVRDGGIPESAVNAERL
- a CDS encoding NUDIX hydrolase, yielding MSSRDVTYVEKVCAYITRDESEVLVFEGPGHDGLQVPKGTVEPGERPREAMVREAIEESGLATFGGLHHLTTDVWTRRRSPPKRYVRNFYHVPVHEPRDSWTHTVTGAGPERGTAFEFFWVDLPTDAAFALDLDDYLHALTGAADDRTDPGVVAD